The region ATAATGGACGTGCCACAATCGTGGGTGAACGAACGTTTGGCAAGGGGTTAATTCAGTCACTATTTGATCTTTCGGATGGGTCTGGATTGGCTGTGACAGTTGCGAAGTATGAAACGCCCGGACATATCGATATCAATAAACAAGGAATTAAGCCAGATATCACGGTTCCGCTTGACCCCATTGCGATGACTCAACTTGGGACGCAGAGCGATCGCCAATACGAGGCAGCAGTGGAGTTGCTCACCCATCACACAATAGTTGCTGGTGCTGCCTAATCCTGGACGAACCTATCACGACCCTTTGCATGGGGCAATTGCGCTGGACTGGAACGACCCCACCGAAGCACTATTGATTCGGCTGATCGATACACCTGCGTTCCAACGATTACGGCGCATTCGTCAATTGGGACCCGCCAGCATGACCTTTCATGGTGCTGAGTCTTCTCGCTTTACCCATTCCATTGGGGTGATGGCGATCGCGCGGCGAGCCTTTGACCGGATTTGCAAACACTACCCTCAACTAAAGCCCCATCGCCCGGTTGTGCTCTGTGCTGCAATGCTACACGACATTGGGCATGGACCATTTAGCCATACTGCCGAGGAAATCTTTGGTTGCCATCACGAACTCTGGACAGAGCGGATTTTGCGGGAATCAGCACCGATTCGGCAAGCCTTGGAAGCCTACAGCCCGAATTTGTTAGAACAGGTTATTGAGGTTTATCAGCATACTTATCCAGTGCCGTTAGTGTGGCAATTGGTGTCGAGCCAACTGGACTGCGATCGCCTCGATTACCTGATGCGCGACAGCTACTTCACAGGAGCATCTTACGGCAAAATTGACCTGGATCGCATCCTCATGGCACTGGGGTATGATCCAGTTTCCCAACAGTTAGTCGTTGCCCGCAAAGGCATGGCAGCCGTTGAACACTATCTAATTGTGCGCTACTTTATGTATGCTCAGGTGTATAACCATCCTAAAAACATTGCAGCGACCTGGATTTTGGAGCAAGCCTTTAATCGGGCACGGAAGTTATTGAAAAATCAGCAGTTAGCCGCTGATGAAACGGTGCAGGCATGGCTGTTAGGAGACTGCGATCGCCTCTCACTGGTAGACTACCTGAGTGCGGATGATGGTGTTTTTACATACCATCTGCAACGCTGGCAGCACCATTCCGATCCAGTTTTGTCCGACCTGTGCAGACGCTTTGTTAATCGAGATTTGTTCAAGTGCCTGGATGTTACCCATTTAAACCATGAGCAGCGCCAGATCCTTCTTAGTAAAACCCATCACTGGCTCAGTGAAGTAGCCTCCAACGCCTCATACTATAGCGGCATTCGCATTTCCTTCAGCCGTGGCTATACGCTTTACCAAAAAGGCATCAAAATTCAGACATCATCAGGGTTAGAACAAATCAGCGAACTATCTCCCCTCGTCCAAACTCTCACCCAACCTTATGAGCGTGCTTGGTTGATTTACCCCCGCGAAATCGAGTCACTCCTGCTATCTGTTCAGTTCAAATAACCACTCCATACTCCATAAATTGCCCAAATTGCCAGTGCCCGTAAATAGTGACAAGCGCGAAACGTGCCCGATGGCGTAATGGCTTCGGGTGTGCGGAACTGTAAGCCATTGGTGTAAATCTGTTGCACCACCGCCTGGGTCAACTCCATCGCTTCATCTCGCATTCCCATTTGCACTAAAAACGCCGCCAACCCAAAATTGATCCCTGTCCATACTTCTAAGGGATGGGTGGAATTGGGATTTTCTGGGGAACCGTCAGGTTTTACGCCGTTTGCCGCACCGATGGGCAGGAGGAATGCGGGTGAGGAAGAGGAGTTAGAGGACAGGGGTTGGGGAATAGGAGAGGGGGCAGAAGCGTGATCGGGTAATAATATTGTGTCTTCCTCTACTTTCCGACTTTCCACCACCTTGACTCCCTCACTTCCTGCATTCTCCTCAACTCTTTCCTCTTTTCTCCTGTCTCCTGCCTCCCGTTCAGCAATTCTGGCTTCCTGAACAGTAGTGAACTGTTGCAGTTTGAGGGCACCAGATTTCAGGTAATTGTTGAATTTGATAAAACAAGTGTCGTAGATAGTTTTGAGGGCAGTTTGAGCACAATTGAGATCAACCACATCAGGTAGTTTCAACAAACGAGCATAGAACTGTCCACAAAGCTGGTCTGCCATTACCACCTCGGAGCAACTGTTACTGTCAAGTCGATAGTATTGCCCGTTCCATAATGTATCGTGATAAATTGAGCGCGCCTGTTCCAGCCATACTTGAAAGTTGCCAATGTCATTAGAAAGAGTGGCGAGTTGGCGCATATTGGTCGTGTATTCTGCCAGGATGCGCCCGATCGCCAGAGCTGCTTCGAGTGCCGCGATCCATAAACCACCACAGTAGGCGCTAATCCCATCAAGTTTCCAATCATCAAAAGTTTGGTCAGGGGCACCGCTATTTTCGGGGATGCCGTCGAAATCATAGTCGAAGGTTTTCAGGTAATGCAGAGTTTGGGCGATCGCACTCCAACACTCTTGCAAAAAGGCGATATCCTTTGAGCCAGTGTAGAGAAAATCTCGGTAGACTTGCAGCACAAAATCACAGGGTAGGTCTTTCCAGAGGTTGCAGTCTTGATAGCTGGTGTAGTTAGTCTTCTGCCAAACGTGTTCATTGGGAGCACCAAGATCGTGAGGGGTTGCTCCGGCGACTTTTCTTACTGCTTGAGGACTTTCTGCCCCAATAGTGTAGTAATAGCCAATGATGCGGGTGCGATCGTCGCTGGCAGGGATGGCTCGTGCAAAAGCTCGAATAACGGCTTTTTCTAGCTCTGGAAACAACATGAGTAGGGCAAAAGACCCATACAGCCTCACATCTAAGCTTTCGTACCAGCGATAGTCAATGCACTCCAGTACGGCAAACTGTCCTACGGGATCGCGCTCAGTTGCCGCAGTCCATAATGTTCCGCCATCGGTCAAGTTATAAAGTTCATTAAACAATGCCATCTTGAACCAGTCTGGCAAATCGTTTCGTTCCAGGATGGGCTGTTGCCAGGTGTGAATCTGTTCTTGCCAGGTTTTGTAGTGGTTAAGTGCAGTTTGGGCGATCGTCCAGGCATTTTGCCCACTCCGATCAAAGAAATCCGTATAGCGCTTGAAATACGTTACACCTTCCGCAAACTCAATCACAGGGAAATCCCAACTGAGGCAAAAGGGAATTTGCCAGGTTTCTCCAGGTTGTAACATGAACCGCACTGCGATCGCCCCTCCGATCTGCTCATCCTTGGCAGCAGGAGTGTTATTGCTCACATTGGTTAGAGAACCATTCTGAGAAAAGGATTGCCAAATATCGGCGCCATCCCCAACTGGATTCCAGTGGGTGTGGTAAAAGACTTCCGCCTGAGTTGGTAACTTCACCGCGATTGCCCATTGCCCATCGCCTTCTTCCAATTCCTGGTTCCTTGCTCCTGCCATTACAATGGCAACGTGTTGCCCCTCCTTAACAATCTGATTCCAATTTCCGGCGCTTTCATATAGTCGTGGCTGATAGTCATAAACAGGGCTGCCATCATCCCGCATCTGTACGTCTGGTGATTTAGAAGCGTTGGTGAACCAGCCTGCCATATTTTGCCACGTAAGCATCAGGCTAAGAGTGAGGGGTTGGTTAGTGGGATTGTGAACTGTCCACTCAAAGATCGCAACTGGATAGCTGGTTTCCTGATAATTGTGTGGCAGGATGGGCGAAAACTGTTCGCAGGTGAGGTCTGCCAAAAACACATTTTGGTAGGTAAACCAACTGCGTGGATAAAGGGCATGATACGTGCCGGTATGAGGTGACAGTAGCGATCGCGCCTGGTCAAGCGAGGTCTCTCCTAACTCATCCGCGTCCTCAACAGTGGGATACCAAGACCAAGCGGCTAAACTCCCATCCGTAGGAGCTTCGGTACACAGAGCATAGGCTTGCGCGTCTTGCTCCACTTGTTCAAAAATGCTGAACTGGCAAGCGGGCATGGGCTGAAATACGTGTTCGCCCCCATCGATGTGCCAGAGGTTAAAGTCTCCCTGGTGTGATCGCCCAATGCAGCCCGCGCCAAACCCACCCAACGGCATGCCATGAAACGGACCGTCGTCTAAGTTACTGGGATAGCGCACAGTGTAGGGATTTTTCCAGCCCAGACCAATAGTGCGATTCCAGGTACACGGAGGGATAACAGGGATAAATGGTTGTTTTTGCATTTCCTGATTTTAAGGGCGATCGCCCCCATTCCATCCGTTCAGTTGCTTACGAAGCACTCAAAACTTCTCCCCAATTCAAACCCGCCAACTGCAAAACGGCATTGGGCCTGGCTAAACCAAATCCCTGCCCGTAATCTACTCCTTCATCTCGGCAAAATTGAATATCTGACACATCTTCCAAGCCTTCTGCCAGAATGGGTATTCCCAGCTCATGAGCAGAGCGCACCAGATTTTTCACTAAAATTTGCTTCAATGGCTGACGGCTGCATCCTGCTGTGAGTAGGCGATCAATCTTGATGACATCTGGGCGAAATTCCATAAAGTAGTGATCGATAGAAACATTACCGTATAAATCATCCACTGCGATCCCAAAACCCAATTGGCGAATGTTATCAATCAGTTTAGGCAGGGCATGATGATGGAGTAACGCTTCGACTTCAGTTAACTCAAACATAATTTGCTGGGGGTGCAATCCCAAATCTTTGACCTGCTGAAGTGTCTGTTCCAGGAATAATGGATTGCTAACG is a window of Leptolyngbyaceae cyanobacterium JSC-12 DNA encoding:
- a CDS encoding putative bile acid beta-glucosidase (IMG reference gene:2510094935~PFAM: beta-Glucocerebrosidase 2 N terminal; Protein of unknown function, DUF608), coding for MQKQPFIPVIPPCTWNRTIGLGWKNPYTVRYPSNLDDGPFHGMPLGGFGAGCIGRSHQGDFNLWHIDGGEHVFQPMPACQFSIFEQVEQDAQAYALCTEAPTDGSLAAWSWYPTVEDADELGETSLDQARSLLSPHTGTYHALYPRSWFTYQNVFLADLTCEQFSPILPHNYQETSYPVAIFEWTVHNPTNQPLTLSLMLTWQNMAGWFTNASKSPDVQMRDDGSPVYDYQPRLYESAGNWNQIVKEGQHVAIVMAGARNQELEEGDGQWAIAVKLPTQAEVFYHTHWNPVGDGADIWQSFSQNGSLTNVSNNTPAAKDEQIGGAIAVRFMLQPGETWQIPFCLSWDFPVIEFAEGVTYFKRYTDFFDRSGQNAWTIAQTALNHYKTWQEQIHTWQQPILERNDLPDWFKMALFNELYNLTDGGTLWTAATERDPVGQFAVLECIDYRWYESLDVRLYGSFALLMLFPELEKAVIRAFARAIPASDDRTRIIGYYYTIGAESPQAVRKVAGATPHDLGAPNEHVWQKTNYTSYQDCNLWKDLPCDFVLQVYRDFLYTGSKDIAFLQECWSAIAQTLHYLKTFDYDFDGIPENSGAPDQTFDDWKLDGISAYCGGLWIAALEAALAIGRILAEYTTNMRQLATLSNDIGNFQVWLEQARSIYHDTLWNGQYYRLDSNSCSEVVMADQLCGQFYARLLKLPDVVDLNCAQTALKTIYDTCFIKFNNYLKSGALKLQQFTTVQEARIAEREAGDRRKEERVEENAGSEGVKVVESRKVEEDTILLPDHASAPSPIPQPLSSNSSSSPAFLLPIGAANGVKPDGSPENPNSTHPLEVWTGINFGLAAFLVQMGMRDEAMELTQAVVQQIYTNGLQFRTPEAITPSGTFRACHYLRALAIWAIYGVWSGYLN
- a CDS encoding HD superfamily phosphohydrolase (IMG reference gene:2510094934~PFAM: HD domain), with product MLPNPGRTYHDPLHGAIALDWNDPTEALLIRLIDTPAFQRLRRIRQLGPASMTFHGAESSRFTHSIGVMAIARRAFDRICKHYPQLKPHRPVVLCAAMLHDIGHGPFSHTAEEIFGCHHELWTERILRESAPIRQALEAYSPNLLEQVIEVYQHTYPVPLVWQLVSSQLDCDRLDYLMRDSYFTGASYGKIDLDRILMALGYDPVSQQLVVARKGMAAVEHYLIVRYFMYAQVYNHPKNIAATWILEQAFNRARKLLKNQQLAADETVQAWLLGDCDRLSLVDYLSADDGVFTYHLQRWQHHSDPVLSDLCRRFVNRDLFKCLDVTHLNHEQRQILLSKTHHWLSEVASNASYYSGIRISFSRGYTLYQKGIKIQTSSGLEQISELSPLVQTLTQPYERAWLIYPREIESLLLSVQFK